Proteins encoded within one genomic window of Entelurus aequoreus isolate RoL-2023_Sb linkage group LG26, RoL_Eaeq_v1.1, whole genome shotgun sequence:
- the plch2b gene encoding 1-phosphatidylinositol 4,5-bisphosphate phosphodiesterase eta-2 isoform X4 encodes MGQHPQMSTSGINRMASPSSPGTSGSPPPQASLSPKKTTFQSLGSLSSGAASPAGPRMPPNPPNSPNMSIMSSPKLWHKASISRLAEEFFWIGGSVVARPQWRLGQIVERSMCTMQTGTQMSKLKGKKKGLTRFYFLDEHRSCIRWRPSRKHNKAKITIDSIHEVREGKKSEVFRRYADNRFDPNCCFSIYYGERVKSLDLVSTKADEARTWISGLKYLMAGISDEDSLARRQRTRDQWLQQTFSEADKNGNGTLSIGEVHQLLHKLNVNLPRQKVRQMFQEADTDENQGSLGFEEFCSFYKMISTRRDLYLILISYSNQKEVMDLQDLARFLENEQKMRGLAREHLVDIVAKFEPCPENLQRMVLGIDGFTNYMRSPGGDIFNPEHHLANQDMTQPLCNYFIATSHNTYLTGDQLLSQSSVEMYAYVLQAGCRCVEVDCWDGPDGEPIIHHGYTLTSKILFKEVIETINKYAFAKSQYPVILSIENHCTVPQQKRMAECLREVLQDKLDVSNVNIQECKKLPSPEILKGKILVKGKKLPVTLDSDAEEGDVSDEDTGDDEDEDEEEDNDTQEEDGGLAAHRPKKRRFGRSIMRSFKRKRKKRMRVRSKGRSDGESDYSSSSRDRTQIVYHPKKRKTMRLSRPLSDLVKYTKSVRVHDIETQAFANSWQVSSLNETVMNQILQLKPGPLVRFNQRQLLRVYPSNYRVDSSNFNPQPYWNAGCHMVAMNYQTEGRMLELNRAKFSSNGNCGYILKPKIMCKGAFNPDLEDPLPGQKKIQLVLKIISGQQLPKPKDSMFGDRGEIIDPFVEVEIIGLPVDCSKQQTRVVDDNGFNPMWEETLVFNILMPKIALVRFQVWDHDPIGRDFIGQRTIAFRSMMPGYRHVYLEGMAESSVFVHISIIDGRIKPSNAVQVARKHMQKVAKKHMKGQQRQPSREFSVQSSEDWPPLFFRKDGDSFSQDSRNGDVSPLVQGPAARAAMHKGAMSEPMRRAHRVKNPLPAETRRRIFSKMSSTYSSQVGSCTVEDSFDLDTPPCPQSPNKDSNCPAPDFDVTQSLESNDAELHTLGPEEPTSSETIQRTDPQRPEEPPLPIPQSIPQPPSSWKAKFSPLNPPSSPLRVRRTLETPANRRAFTLIREKTRSRSCPRKPSTSPLTPLVNRKPSSSHWQQTWRQVRTIPNGLCLSDSSSSGDGSSDSLELGAGAVAAGSEQHDGTLQREMKALFEEKMREIRCKSPIFFDDDDF; translated from the exons ATGGGACAACACCCCCAAATGTCCACTTCAGGGATCAACAGGATGGCGTCTCCATCATCCCCGGGGACGAGTGGCAGCCCCCCGCCGCAGGCTTCTCTCTCCCCCAAAAAGACCACTTTCCAGTCTCTGGGCTCGCTCTCGTCGGGCGCCGCCTCACCTGCCGGACCCAGGATGCCGCCCAACCCCCCGAACTCCCCCAACATGTCTATCATGAGCTCGCCTAAACTGTGGCACAAAGCCTCCATCTCCAGGCTGGCAGAGGAGTTCTTCTGGATCGGGGGCAGCGTGGTCGCTCGGCCTCAATGGAGGCTGGGACAGATCG tGGAGAGGTCCATGTGTACCATGCAGACGGGAACACAAATGAGCAAActgaaaggaaagaagaaaggacTTACAAGGTTCTACTTCCTGGACGAGCACAGGTCCTGCATCAGGTGGCGACCATCCAGGAAACACAACAAAGCCAAAA TAACTATCGACTCCATCCATGAGGTGCGTGAGGGCAAAAAGTCGGAGGTGTTCAGGAGGTACGCAGACAACCGCTTTGACCCCAACTGCTGCTTCAGCATTTATTACGGCGAGCGCGTCAAGTCCCTGGACTTGGTGAGCACCAAGGCCGACGAGGCGCGGACCTGGATCTCCGGCTTGAAGTACCTCATGGCCGGCATCAGCGACGAGGACAGCCTGGCTCGCAGGCAGCGCACCAGAGATCA GTGGTTACAGCAGACTTTCTCCGAGGCGGACAAAAACGGTAACGGCACCTTAAGTATCGGGGAAGTCCACCAGCTGCTCCACAAGCTCAACGTCAATCTACCCAGGCAGAAAGTCCGTCAGATGTTCCAA GAGGCGGACACGGACGAGAACCAGGGTTCTTTGGGGTTTGAGGAATTCTGCTCCTTCTACAAGATGATCTCTACGCGCAGAGACCTCTACCTGATCCTGATCTCCTACAGTAACCAGAAAGAAGTCATGGACCTGCAGGACCTGGCTCGCTTCTTGGAGAATGAGCAGAAG ATGCGAGGTCTGGCCAGGGAGCACCTGGTTGACATAGTGGCCAAGTTTGAGCCGTGTCCTGAGAACCTGCAGCGTATGGTCCTGGGAATAGACG GTTTCACCAACTACATGCGAAGCCCCGGCGGGGACATCTTCAACCCGGAGCACCACCTGGCGAACCAGGACATGACGCAGCCTCTGTGCAACTACTTCATCGCCACGTCACACAACACCTACCTGACAGGTGACCAGCTGCTGTCCCAGTCCAGCGTGGAGATGTACGCTTACGTCCTGCAGGCCGGATGCCGCTGCGTGGAAG TGGACTGCTGGGATGGACCGGACGGGGAGCCCATCATCCACCACGGGTACACCTTGACGTCCAAAATACTCTTCAAAGAAGTCATTGAAACCATCAACAAATACGCCTTCGCTAAATCACA GTACCCGGTGATTCTGTCCATAGAGAACCACTGCACGGTGCCGCAGCAGAAAAGGATGGCCGAGTGTCTCAGAGAGGTGCTGCAGGACAAGCTGGACGTGTCCAACGTCAACATTCAGGAATGCAAGAAGCTGCCCAGCCCTGAAATCCTGAAGGGTAAAATACTGGTCAAG GGAAAGAAGCTTCCCGTAACCCTAGACTCCGACGCTGAGGAAGGAGACGTGTCTGACGAAGACACCGGGGACGACGAAGACGAAGACGAGGAGGAAGACAATGACACACAA GAGGAGGACGGCGGTCTTGCTGCTCATCGACCAAAGAAGAGACGATTCGGCAGGTCGATCATGAGGAGCTTCAAACGCAAG aGGAAAAAGAGAATGAGAGTGAGGAGTAAAGGGAGGTCTGATGGAGAGTCGGactacagcagcagcagcagagacAGGACGCAGATCGTTTATCACCCCAA GAAAAGGAAGACAATGAGGTTGTCCCGCCCTCTGTCCGACCTCGTCAAGTACACAAAATCCGTCCGAGTGCACGACATAGAAACACAAG CCTTTGCCAACAGTTGGCAGGTGTCGTCGCTTAACGAAACCGTCATGAACCAGATCCTGCAGCTGAAACCCGGTCCGCTGGTCCGCTTCAACCAGCGCCAACTCCTCAGAGTCTACCCGTCCAACTACAGGGTGGACTCCAGCAACTTCAACCCGCAGCCCTACTGGAATGCAGGATGTCACATGG tgGCCATGAACTATCAAACGGAGGGCCGCATGCTTGAACTGAACCGTGCCAAGTTCTCAAGCAACGGAAACTGTGGCTACATTCTCAAGCCTAAAATCATGTGTAAAG GTGCCTTTAATCCCGATTTGGAAGATCCACTTCCAGGGCAGAAGAAGATCCAGTTAGTGTTGAAGATAATCAGCGGTCAGCAGCTGCCCAAACCCAAAGACTCCATGTTTGGAGACAGAGGGGAG ATCATTGATCCGTTCGTTGAGGTGGAGATCATCGGTCTACCAGTCGACTGTTCAAAGCAGCAAACCAGAGTGGTGGACGATAACG GTTTCAACCCCATGTGGGAGGAGACTCTGGTATTCAACATCCTAATGCCGAAGATCGCCCTGGTGCGCTTCCAAGTTTGGGATCACGACCCCATAGGACGGGATTTCATTGGCCAGAGGACGATAGCGTTTAGAAGCATGATGCCAG GTTATCGACACGTGTACTTGGAGGGGATGGCAGAGTCTTCAGTCTTTGTTCACATTTCAATCATTGACGGCAGG ATCAAGCCCAGCAATGCCGTCCAAGTGGCTAGAAAACACATGCAAAAAGTGGCCAAGAAACACATGAAGGGCCAACAAAGGCAGCCGTCCCGGGAGTTCTCTGTGCAGTCCTCAGAGGACTGGCCCCCTCTGTTTTTCCGCAAGGACGGCGACTCCTTCTCCCAGGACAGCAGAAACGGAGATGTGTCTCCCCTAGTTCAAGGGCCGGCGGCCAGGGCTGCCATGCACAAAGGCGCCATGAGTGAACCTATGAGACGAGCTCATAGGGTAAAAAATCCCCTTCCTGCAGAGACCAGGAGAAGAATATTCAGCAAAATGTCCTCTACCTATTCAAGCCAGGTCGGTTCTTGTACAGTGGAGGACAGCTTTGACTTGGATACCCCTCCATGTCCGCAGAGTCCAAACAAGGACAGTAACTGTCCAGCTCCTGATTTCGATGTAACTCAGTCTTTGGAATCTAACGATGCTGAGCTACACACACTTGGACCAGAGGAGCCTACATCTTCTGAGACAATCCAAAGGACTGATCCACAACGACCAGAAGAACCTCCACTTCCAATCCCTCAGTCCATACCGCAACCTCCCTCTTCTTGGAAAGCCAAATTTTCCCCTCTTAACCCTCCTTCATCCCCTCTACGGGTCAGAAGGACTTTAGAGACCCCGGCCAATCGGAGAGCCTTCACCCTGATACGAGAAAAAACCCGCTCGCGCAGCTGCCCCCGGAAACCCAGCACCTCCCCTCTGACTCCCTTGGTGAACCGCAAGCCTTCTTCCTCTCACTGGCAGCAGACGTGGCGCCAGGTGAGGACCATACCCAACGGTCTGTGCTTGTCCGACAGCTCGTCCAGTGGGGACGGCAGCTCGGACAGCCTAGAGTTAGGAGCCGGCGCTGTGGCGGCGGGCTCTGAGCAACACGACGGCACCTTGCAGAGGGAGATGAAAGCGCTTTTTGAGGAGAAGATGCGGGAGATCCGATGTAAATCACCAATTTTTTTCGATGATGATGACTTTTGA
- the plch2b gene encoding 1-phosphatidylinositol 4,5-bisphosphate phosphodiesterase eta-2 isoform X2: protein MGQHPQMSTSGINRMASPSSPGTSGSPPPQASLSPKKTTFQSLGSLSSGAASPAGPRMPPNPPNSPNMSIMSSPKLWHKASISRLAEEFFWIGGSVVARPQWRLGQIVERSMCTMQTGTQMSKLKGKKKGLTRFYFLDEHRSCIRWRPSRKHNKAKITIDSIHEVREGKKSEVFRRYADNRFDPNCCFSIYYGERVKSLDLVSTKADEARTWISGLKYLMAGISDEDSLARRQRTRDQWLQQTFSEADKNGNGTLSIGEVHQLLHKLNVNLPRQKVRQMFQEADTDENQGSLGFEEFCSFYKMISTRRDLYLILISYSNQKEVMDLQDLARFLENEQKMRGLAREHLVDIVAKFEPCPENLQRMVLGIDGFTNYMRSPGGDIFNPEHHLANQDMTQPLCNYFIATSHNTYLTGDQLLSQSSVEMYAYVLQAGCRCVEVDCWDGPDGEPIIHHGYTLTSKILFKEVIETINKYAFAKSQYPVILSIENHCTVPQQKRMAECLREVLQDKLDVSNVNIQECKKLPSPEILKGKILVKGKKLPVTLDSDAEEGDVSDEDTGDDEDEDEEEDNDTQEEDGGLAAHRPKKRRFGRSIMRSFKRKRKKRMRVRSKGRSDGESDYSSSSRDRTQIVYHPKKRKTMRLSRPLSDLVKYTKSVRVHDIETQGTHQLSYFPVRSWNGKVHSVLLCLPAFANSWQVSSLNETVMNQILQLKPGPLVRFNQRQLLRVYPSNYRVDSSNFNPQPYWNAGCHMVAMNYQTEGRMLELNRAKFSSNGNCGYILKPKIMCKGAFNPDLEDPLPGQKKIQLVLKIISGQQLPKPKDSMFGDRGEIIDPFVEVEIIGLPVDCSKQQTRVVDDNGFNPMWEETLVFNILMPKIALVRFQVWDHDPIGRDFIGQRTIAFRSMMPGYRHVYLEGMAESSVFVHISIIDGRIKPSNAVQVARKHMQKVAKKHMKGQQRQPSREFSVQSSEDWPPLFFRKDGDSFSQDSRNGDVSPLVQGPAARAAMHKGAMSEPMRRAHRVKNPLPAETRRRIFSKMSSTYSSQVGSCTVEDSFDLDTPPCPQSPNKDSNCPAPDFDVTQSLESNDAELHTLGPEEPTSSETIQRTDPQRPEEPPLPIPQSIPQPPSSWKAKFSPLNPPSSPLRVRRTLETPANRRAFTLIREKTRSRSCPRKPSTSPLTPLVNRKPSSSHWQQTWRQVRTIPNGLCLSDSSSSGDGSSDSLELGAGAVAAGSEQHDGTLQREMKALFEEKMREIRCKSPIFFDDDDF from the exons ATGGGACAACACCCCCAAATGTCCACTTCAGGGATCAACAGGATGGCGTCTCCATCATCCCCGGGGACGAGTGGCAGCCCCCCGCCGCAGGCTTCTCTCTCCCCCAAAAAGACCACTTTCCAGTCTCTGGGCTCGCTCTCGTCGGGCGCCGCCTCACCTGCCGGACCCAGGATGCCGCCCAACCCCCCGAACTCCCCCAACATGTCTATCATGAGCTCGCCTAAACTGTGGCACAAAGCCTCCATCTCCAGGCTGGCAGAGGAGTTCTTCTGGATCGGGGGCAGCGTGGTCGCTCGGCCTCAATGGAGGCTGGGACAGATCG tGGAGAGGTCCATGTGTACCATGCAGACGGGAACACAAATGAGCAAActgaaaggaaagaagaaaggacTTACAAGGTTCTACTTCCTGGACGAGCACAGGTCCTGCATCAGGTGGCGACCATCCAGGAAACACAACAAAGCCAAAA TAACTATCGACTCCATCCATGAGGTGCGTGAGGGCAAAAAGTCGGAGGTGTTCAGGAGGTACGCAGACAACCGCTTTGACCCCAACTGCTGCTTCAGCATTTATTACGGCGAGCGCGTCAAGTCCCTGGACTTGGTGAGCACCAAGGCCGACGAGGCGCGGACCTGGATCTCCGGCTTGAAGTACCTCATGGCCGGCATCAGCGACGAGGACAGCCTGGCTCGCAGGCAGCGCACCAGAGATCA GTGGTTACAGCAGACTTTCTCCGAGGCGGACAAAAACGGTAACGGCACCTTAAGTATCGGGGAAGTCCACCAGCTGCTCCACAAGCTCAACGTCAATCTACCCAGGCAGAAAGTCCGTCAGATGTTCCAA GAGGCGGACACGGACGAGAACCAGGGTTCTTTGGGGTTTGAGGAATTCTGCTCCTTCTACAAGATGATCTCTACGCGCAGAGACCTCTACCTGATCCTGATCTCCTACAGTAACCAGAAAGAAGTCATGGACCTGCAGGACCTGGCTCGCTTCTTGGAGAATGAGCAGAAG ATGCGAGGTCTGGCCAGGGAGCACCTGGTTGACATAGTGGCCAAGTTTGAGCCGTGTCCTGAGAACCTGCAGCGTATGGTCCTGGGAATAGACG GTTTCACCAACTACATGCGAAGCCCCGGCGGGGACATCTTCAACCCGGAGCACCACCTGGCGAACCAGGACATGACGCAGCCTCTGTGCAACTACTTCATCGCCACGTCACACAACACCTACCTGACAGGTGACCAGCTGCTGTCCCAGTCCAGCGTGGAGATGTACGCTTACGTCCTGCAGGCCGGATGCCGCTGCGTGGAAG TGGACTGCTGGGATGGACCGGACGGGGAGCCCATCATCCACCACGGGTACACCTTGACGTCCAAAATACTCTTCAAAGAAGTCATTGAAACCATCAACAAATACGCCTTCGCTAAATCACA GTACCCGGTGATTCTGTCCATAGAGAACCACTGCACGGTGCCGCAGCAGAAAAGGATGGCCGAGTGTCTCAGAGAGGTGCTGCAGGACAAGCTGGACGTGTCCAACGTCAACATTCAGGAATGCAAGAAGCTGCCCAGCCCTGAAATCCTGAAGGGTAAAATACTGGTCAAG GGAAAGAAGCTTCCCGTAACCCTAGACTCCGACGCTGAGGAAGGAGACGTGTCTGACGAAGACACCGGGGACGACGAAGACGAAGACGAGGAGGAAGACAATGACACACAA GAGGAGGACGGCGGTCTTGCTGCTCATCGACCAAAGAAGAGACGATTCGGCAGGTCGATCATGAGGAGCTTCAAACGCAAG aGGAAAAAGAGAATGAGAGTGAGGAGTAAAGGGAGGTCTGATGGAGAGTCGGactacagcagcagcagcagagacAGGACGCAGATCGTTTATCACCCCAA GAAAAGGAAGACAATGAGGTTGTCCCGCCCTCTGTCCGACCTCGTCAAGTACACAAAATCCGTCCGAGTGCACGACATAGAAACACAAGGTACCCATCAGTTATCTTACTTCCCTGTCAGATCTTGGAATGGGAAAGTTCACAGCGTCCTTTTGTGTTTGCCAGCCTTTGCCAACAGTTGGCAGGTGTCGTCGCTTAACGAAACCGTCATGAACCAGATCCTGCAGCTGAAACCCGGTCCGCTGGTCCGCTTCAACCAGCGCCAACTCCTCAGAGTCTACCCGTCCAACTACAGGGTGGACTCCAGCAACTTCAACCCGCAGCCCTACTGGAATGCAGGATGTCACATGG tgGCCATGAACTATCAAACGGAGGGCCGCATGCTTGAACTGAACCGTGCCAAGTTCTCAAGCAACGGAAACTGTGGCTACATTCTCAAGCCTAAAATCATGTGTAAAG GTGCCTTTAATCCCGATTTGGAAGATCCACTTCCAGGGCAGAAGAAGATCCAGTTAGTGTTGAAGATAATCAGCGGTCAGCAGCTGCCCAAACCCAAAGACTCCATGTTTGGAGACAGAGGGGAG ATCATTGATCCGTTCGTTGAGGTGGAGATCATCGGTCTACCAGTCGACTGTTCAAAGCAGCAAACCAGAGTGGTGGACGATAACG GTTTCAACCCCATGTGGGAGGAGACTCTGGTATTCAACATCCTAATGCCGAAGATCGCCCTGGTGCGCTTCCAAGTTTGGGATCACGACCCCATAGGACGGGATTTCATTGGCCAGAGGACGATAGCGTTTAGAAGCATGATGCCAG GTTATCGACACGTGTACTTGGAGGGGATGGCAGAGTCTTCAGTCTTTGTTCACATTTCAATCATTGACGGCAGG ATCAAGCCCAGCAATGCCGTCCAAGTGGCTAGAAAACACATGCAAAAAGTGGCCAAGAAACACATGAAGGGCCAACAAAGGCAGCCGTCCCGGGAGTTCTCTGTGCAGTCCTCAGAGGACTGGCCCCCTCTGTTTTTCCGCAAGGACGGCGACTCCTTCTCCCAGGACAGCAGAAACGGAGATGTGTCTCCCCTAGTTCAAGGGCCGGCGGCCAGGGCTGCCATGCACAAAGGCGCCATGAGTGAACCTATGAGACGAGCTCATAGGGTAAAAAATCCCCTTCCTGCAGAGACCAGGAGAAGAATATTCAGCAAAATGTCCTCTACCTATTCAAGCCAGGTCGGTTCTTGTACAGTGGAGGACAGCTTTGACTTGGATACCCCTCCATGTCCGCAGAGTCCAAACAAGGACAGTAACTGTCCAGCTCCTGATTTCGATGTAACTCAGTCTTTGGAATCTAACGATGCTGAGCTACACACACTTGGACCAGAGGAGCCTACATCTTCTGAGACAATCCAAAGGACTGATCCACAACGACCAGAAGAACCTCCACTTCCAATCCCTCAGTCCATACCGCAACCTCCCTCTTCTTGGAAAGCCAAATTTTCCCCTCTTAACCCTCCTTCATCCCCTCTACGGGTCAGAAGGACTTTAGAGACCCCGGCCAATCGGAGAGCCTTCACCCTGATACGAGAAAAAACCCGCTCGCGCAGCTGCCCCCGGAAACCCAGCACCTCCCCTCTGACTCCCTTGGTGAACCGCAAGCCTTCTTCCTCTCACTGGCAGCAGACGTGGCGCCAGGTGAGGACCATACCCAACGGTCTGTGCTTGTCCGACAGCTCGTCCAGTGGGGACGGCAGCTCGGACAGCCTAGAGTTAGGAGCCGGCGCTGTGGCGGCGGGCTCTGAGCAACACGACGGCACCTTGCAGAGGGAGATGAAAGCGCTTTTTGAGGAGAAGATGCGGGAGATCCGATGTAAATCACCAATTTTTTTCGATGATGATGACTTTTGA